The Periophthalmus magnuspinnatus isolate fPerMag1 chromosome 12, fPerMag1.2.pri, whole genome shotgun sequence region ATTACACACTTACTGCACACTTACTACACAGTTACTACACACTTACTATACACTTACTATACACTTACTGCACACTTACTGTACACTTACTACACACTTACTGCACACTTACTACACACTTACTATACACTTACTGCACACTTACTGTACACTTACTACACACTTACTATACACTTACTGCACACTTACTATACACTTACTGCACACTTACTATACACTTACTGCACACTTACTATACACTTACTGCACACTTACTACACAGTTACTACACACCTTCCactttctcctccactctcttctACCCACGGGCCTGGTCGAGGTTATCACAGTCAGATCTGTTATTGATGATGCAGTGTCGCCATCTGCTGGAGGTTGATAAAAGAGCTGCTAGTCGAGTGTGAGCAGTGCTGCCCAGAGTCTATTGAACTGTGGGCAAGGCAAGTTcgtacacagagtaattcaaagacaagacaaaagacattaaaatcgcaatacaaTTCAAAAGTACCAGTTTCAAGAAACCTAAATTTCCAATTCTTGTCTTAATATTTTTTCTCGAGTAAGGGAAATATTTAACAAtgcttatatatttataaatatataaatatgtaagtAATAAGTATGGGGTACCAAAACTGCCCGTGAAAACTGAAATGCAAATGAAAGTGAGTAAATATAAGTAGCTGAGACTCGTTTGTTTCAGAGCGAGACTGCCTCCTGGGGACAGTGAAGGAACTGCAGCAGAGTCTGGAGGCACAGTGCCACGTAAGAGGTGAGCTCAGTCTGTGCTTTATGCCACTAACACAAGAACCCTTCTCTAGATCTTATGAGTCACAATAAACAAATAGCACAATGAAACATTCAGTAAAGGCCTATTGTGtttatgtcttttttatagttatttatagtctctgacacctgtggatcattatgttaccatttggacattttaaatattttacatttatctaAAACGTCTTGACAAAAGAAACAGGTCGGCTGACTAGAAAAGAGTGGtgccagtgggagctgacattgctgtaaacgtcatcacaacaaaaagtcgTATAGCTGTTGACccttcctatggatagctgcagatgctagcaaaatgcagattttttcagttgcgacgctgctgaatccaatgcatatcacagattaagaaaataaaattggaaaaggaactaagtacagagcagtgggcatgtacctgTGGCAGTGACAACCTTGGTAGATTGGCAaaatgtaatgttgaaaataagcCATAAAGATtgcacaaacatgcacaaattactCCAAAACCAACTTCagatgagtaaatgttgaggtgaaataactataacatggttaaaagctctaaaaagtcttTTTTGAAGTCTTTTGCTATAAGATACATCATCATTTGACATATTGTAACGAAGAAGTCAacaaatttgtttcttttattatgtcgTTAAGTAAGatcaaatattgtgatttaaaatgatccaagggtgtcatagattgtaacagaagcacaacatgtcttctttaaaacacttaaatagcACACTGTTGTTATGACGATGACCTCTGTGTTGTAGTGGAGAAGGACAGACTGCAGAATGAACTGGAGGAGATAAAGAAAGAGGAGACCAAGAAAGCTCAGGTCTTTTCCATCACGGGTTTTGTCATAAATACTGCACTGACTACTCTATATGACACTCTGCCATTTAATAACTTAGTATAGGtcattttttgcattatttcaaAACGTAAAGTTTGAAATCTAAATTTTGTACTTACAGTGTGCcattcaaatatgttttgtcattttttcccTTAATATGCTTCAATATaactatataaatatttatttgtgaaAGTAATGttgtcatttatctttatttgtccAATTATCACTATTTTGTAAATGAGATTAGCTTTAGCCTTATGGTTAAACTATGATGTTTTTATCTGGTTGTTGTGTCAGGAGGCTGAGGGTGAGGTGCAGAGACTCGTGGCTGAGATGAGAGCCAAAGCAGACCACCACCAGATGGAGCTGGAGGCTGTGAGGCTCCAGTGCAGGAGGGATGTGGAGGAGGCACACGCACAGGCTGCACTCAAGAGTAAGACATAACAGATAAACTGTCTGAGAAAACATGGGGGATAGTACAAATACATGTAATGTACTCAGGTATATATCAGGTGGTTGGCCAGACTGTACTACAACGTCTGTCTGGCCATTAAGCAAACTGTATGGTCCTAGTAACAAATTTCACCTTCTCTTGTCTTtcttaataattttttttaaatagttttcttGCCCTAGACCAGAAATGTTGACTCTGTGGTTTAAAAGTAGCTTAATGGTTGTTCTTGCTCTGACAGTGGAGGCAAAAGAGGTAGATATGAAGAGGACGCTgcagcagaaggagcaggaggTGCAGGAGCTGTGGAGCAGACTGAGGGAGCAAGAAAAAGAGCACACCAGTGACATATTCAAACTGCAGATAGAGGTCAGGGTCATGTGTTAGACCTTTTTCCCAAGAATTAGAATTATTAGCTCaggtttttatgtcactttcTTATCAAATTGTACATGTGGTTCCTCCCCTCACTGTGAGTCTACAACTGACAAAGGTTTTATGTCAAcaacatgaaatgatttgaacatttgtgtttcttgtgtttctttAATGAGGTAATATTCAGTTTTGTGGTCTCTCCTGGAAATAGCATTCTTATTTAATTTTCCTCCAAATACATTAACCTGTATTTATGAATCATCCATCATGCTTAAGTAGTAGATTcctcaaaatacttttttactctcacttgATCAATTACTTGAACCACTAGTCTTCATTTCACTTATTTTTGACACTACTCTTGATTAGTAGACTACTTGAGTTAATTTCATTGTGACTGCCCTGTCATACACATAACATGTTTTGCTAGTTAGTTCATTCCCACtgctgccagcagagggcgttcAAACCCAAACCTACATGCAGTGAAGTGTCTTTTCTATACATAGACATTGTGCATAAAGCAAAATTTCCccaaagcatttttaaaacatacattaacatgttgttttctttgtctaGTTTGGAGCGAAACTGACCCGTGTTCAGAGCTCTGTCCAAATGAACCAACAGCAGCGTGGGGCCAACCTCCCTCAGAACATTTTTAGGAGGGtaagtttatgtttgtttgtttgtttgtttgtttatttatttatttaagaaaagGGGGAATTGTGAATATTAATGAATCATTCATGCAAATTTAAATATGGCAGATTATCAGGCTAATTTCATGTACTCACCTGCTTTTTATGTTTAACCACATAAACTAAAGCAGCACAATCTTGGAAAAATATTGAACTgccatttttctgacaagcattttGCGTTCTGTGTTTTGTTAATTTGCAATTGAAAGATGTCCaggagaagactgaaatctgaactactaaactaatacaagaatcaaattgatttcagaacatgtttgtagaggtctaaactacaaggttagcagcttttatctgacacacagcgagggcatctgacactcagGGACATTTAAGAGCACGTTTGCAGAAGTCTAAcctacagg contains the following coding sequences:
- the LOC117379237 gene encoding coiled-coil domain-containing protein 152-like, which encodes MAKLNCVNLDVFLEKFSSLEETITKVQCANSMFQLKSEDSGRALKHSQSKEKALLQERDCLLGTVKELQQSLEAQCHVRVEKDRLQNELEEIKKEETKKAQEAEGEVQRLVAEMRAKADHHQMELEAVRLQCRRDVEEAHAQAALKMEAKEVDMKRTLQQKEQEVQELWSRLREQEKEHTSDIFKLQIEFGAKLTRVQSSVQMNQQQRGANLPQNIFRRKLQLFQEEKNKEVAALRQRIRELEQGQMTGLKRKKEGVFRVVLARSSAPSQRPSRSRVLLSGMKHGLCENMDLQLWR